One segment of Cynocephalus volans isolate mCynVol1 chromosome 8, mCynVol1.pri, whole genome shotgun sequence DNA contains the following:
- the LOC134385167 gene encoding liprin-alpha-1-like: MMREVMPTISEAEGSPGGSGSHASGSPSQADADSHIEQLMVSILEERDRLLDTLRETQETLALTQGKLHDVGHERDSLQRQLKTALPQEFAALTKELNVCREELLEREGEIAELKAERNNTRLLLEHLECLVSRHERSLRMTVVKRQAQSPAGVSSEVEVLKALKSLFEHHKALDEKMRERLRVALERCGLLEEELGATHKELMILKEQNKQKKTLTDGALDMNHEQENTPSTNGKRSSDGSLSHEEDLAKVIELQEVIDKQLREQSQMKEHLAALSSHVAELEEDLYTAREDLIKSEEMNLKLQRDIREAMVQKEDMEERITTLEKCSLAAQREAMSVHDLNDKLENEIANKDSMHRQTEDKNRQLQERLELVEQKLQQTMRKAETLPEVEAELAQRVAALSKAEERQGNTEERLRQMEAQLEEKNQELQRARQREKMNEEHNRRLSDTVDKLLSESNERLQLHLKERMAALEDKNSLLGEVENAKNQLEDTQHDKDQLVLIIEALRAELDQMRLRGASLHHGRPHLGSVPDFRCPVADSHTDSYSTSAVLRRPQKGCLAALQDEPSKVQTLNEEDWERAQQASVLANAAQAFESDVEVSDGEDEDAMDVRNSTGSQDGPVSNPSSSNSSQDSCHKAPKKKGIKSSIGRLFGKKEKGRPGQAGKESLRHPGVSKTDNASQDALSLSKLGGQAEKSRKLPKKHELLDEARRQGLPFAQWDGQTVVVWLELWVGMPAWYVAACRANVKSGAIMSVLSDTEIQREIGISNPLHRLKLRLAIQEIMALTSPSAPPTSRTTLAYGDMNHEWIGNEWLPSLGLPQYRSYFMQCLVDARMLDHLTKKDLHGQLKMVDGFHRNSFQCGMMCLRRLNYDRKELERKREESQNKVKDVLVWSNDRVIRWILSIGLKEYANNLLGSGVHGALLALDETFDFNALALLLRIPTRNTQARAVLQREFNNLLVMGTDRSFDEDDDKSFRRAPSWRKKFRAKDIRGLAAASAGTLSANLQVTSSMSSPSTQPKKMQMDGSVSGTQRLDSPTVRIYSC; this comes from the exons ATGATGCGTGAGGTGATGCCAACCATCAGTGAAGCCGAAGGCTccccaggaggaagtgggagcCATGCGTCCGGCTCCCCTTCACAGGCAGACGCAGATTCACATATAGAACAGTTGATGGTCTCCATCCTAGAAGAAAGGGACCGACTTCTTGACACTCTTAGAGAGACTCAAGAAACGCTGGCATTAACCCAGGGGAAATTACATGATGTTGGTCATGAAAGAGATTCCTTGCAGAGACAGCTCAAAACTGCACTTCCACAGGAGTTTGCTGCACTTACGAAGGAACTGAATGTATGCAGGGAGGAGCTCcttgaaagggaaggagaaattgctgaactgaaagcagaaaggaacaaCACCAGGCTGCTTTTAGAACATCTGGAATGCCTTGTCTCTAGGCACGAGAGGTCTCTCAGGATGACCGTGGTGAAGAGACAGGCACAGTCCCCAGCAGGTGTGTCCAGCGAAGTCGAAGTGCTCAAAGCACTGAAGTCGTTGTTTGAGCACCACAAAGCTCTGGAtgaaaagatgagagagagattACGAGTAGCACTTGAAAGGTGTGGTTTGTTAGAAGAAGAATTAGGTGCCACACACAAAGAGCTAATGATTCTTAAAGAacagaataagcagaaaaaaacactaacagaTGGAGCACTTGACATGAACCATGAACAAGAAAATACCCCGAGCACGAATGGAAAGAGATCTTCTGATGGTTCGTTAAGCCACGAGGAGGACCTTGCTAAAGTAATAGAGCTCCAGGAAGTCATAGACAAGCAATTGAGGGAGCAGAGCCAAATGAAAGAGCACCTGGCCGCCCTCTccagtcacgtggcagagctggaggaagatctctacacggccagggaagacttgatcaaatctgaggagatgaacttGAAATTGCAAAGGGAC ATTCGAGAAGCCATGGTCCaaaaggaagacatggaagagagaatcactaCTCTTGAAAAATGCTCCCTCGCTGCACAGCGTGAAGCCATGTCTGTGCATGACCTCAATGataaacttgaaaatgaaattgcaaacaAAGACTCTATGCATCGCCAGACTGAGGATAAAAACCGCCAGTTACAGGAACGGCTGGAATTAGTggagcaaaagctgcagcagacCATGAGGAAAGCCGAGACACTCCCGGAGGTGGAGGCGGAGCTGGCGCAGAGGGTGGCAGCGCTCTCGAAGGCTGAAGAGAGACAGGGCAACACTGAAGAAAGGTTAAGACAGATGGAGGCGCAGCTGGAGGAAAAGAACCAAGAACTGCAGCgggcaaggcagagagaaaaaatgaatgaagagcatAATAGACGTTTATCAGACACTGTTGACAAGCTTCTTTCAGAATCTAATGAGAGGCTCCAGCTTCATCTGAAAGAGAGAATGGCTGCTCTAGAAGATAAGAATTCTCTGTTAGGAgaagttgaaaatgcaaaaaaccaATTGGAAGATACACAACATGATAAGGATCAGCTCGTCTTAATCATTGAAGCATTGAGGGCTGAACTAGACCAAATGAGACTAAGAGGTGCTTCACTTCATCATGGCCGACCCCACTTGGGCAGTGTCCCAGATTTCAGGTGTCCTGTGGCAGACAGTCACACAGATTCCTACAGCACCAGTGCAGTGTTGCGGCGCCCCCAGAAAGGCTGCCTAGCTGCTCTACAGGATGAGCCTTCCAAGGTACAAACTCTTAATGAAGAGGATTGGGAACGTGCCCAACAGGCTAGTGTCTTAGCAAATGCAGCACAAGCTTTTGAGAGCGATGTCGAAGTGTCTGATGGTGAAGATGAGGACGCCATGGACGTGAGAAACTCGACAGGCTCCCAGGACGGTCCCGTGAGCAATCCCAGCAGTAGTAACAGCAGCCAGGACTCGTGCCacaaagccccaaagaagaaGGGCATCAAGTCCTCTATCGGCCGCTTGTttggcaagaaagaaaagggccGACCTGGTCAAGCTGGCAAAGAATCATTACGACACCCTGGTGTTTCAAAGACAGATAATGCATCTCAAGATGCCTTGTCACTGAGCAAATTGGGAGGACAGGCTGAAAAAAGTCGTAAACTTCCAAAAAAGCATGAATTGCTCGATGAAGCCCGAAGACAAGGTTTGCCTTTTGCCCAGTGGGATGGGCAGACCGTAGTTGTGTGGTTGGAGCTCTGGGTGGGGATGCCCGCCTGGTATGTGGCTGCCTGCCGAGCCAACGTGAAGAGCGGGGCCATCATGTCGGTCCTGTCGGACACCGAGATCCAGCGTGAGATCGGCATCAGCAACCCCCTGCATAGGCTGAAGCTGAGGCTGGCCATCCAAGAGATCATGGCTCTTACCAGCCCGTCTGCCCCTCCCACGTCGCGAACGACACTCGCATATGGGGACATGAACCACGAGTGGATTGGGAACGAGTGGCTGCCCAGCCTGGGCCTCCCTCAGTACCGCAGCTACTTCATGCAGTGCCTGGTGGACGCCAGGATGCTGGACCACCTGACCAAGAAGGACCTCCACGGGCAGCTGAAAATGGTCGACGGTTTCCACAGAAACAGTTTCCAGTGTGGAATGATGTGCCTGAGAAGATTAAACTATGACcgaaaagaactggaaagaaaaagagaagaaagtcagaaTAAAGTAAAAGATGTGCTTGTTTGGAGCAATGATCGAGTGATTCGCTGGATCCTGTCAATTGGCCTTAAAGAATATGCAAACAATCTTTTAGGGAGTGGCGTTCACGGTGCCCTTCTGGCCTTAGATGAAACCTTTGACTTCAACGCACTGGCGCTATTGTTACGGATCCCAACGCGGAATACACAGGCTCGTGCTGTCTTACAAAGAGAATTTAACAACCTTTTGGTCATGGGGACTGACAGAAGTtttgatgaagatgatgataaaAGCTTTAGGAGAGCAccttcatggagaaaaaaatttagagcaAAGGACATTCGTGGCTTAGCTGCTGCATCAGCAGGGACTCTCTCTGCAAACTTGCAGGTTACTTCTTCTATGTCTTCACCCTCCACGCAGCCAAAGAAGATGCAGATGGACGGCAGTGTGTCAGGAACACAGAGGTTGGATTCTCCCACAGTCAGGATTTACTCCTGCTAA